Proteins from a genomic interval of Candidatus Palauibacter polyketidifaciens:
- the cysC gene encoding adenylyl-sulfate kinase has protein sequence MPPPMPPPVPATLRFVLCGSVDDGKSTLIGRLLYDCRQVFSDELRRLERDSVRYGTQGTETDLALLVDGLRDEREQGITIDVAYRSFETPSRRFIVADAPGHEQYTRNMATGASTADLAVVLVDARKGVLPQTARHTRIVAMFGVRRVVLAVNKMDLVEWDRGIFESIRTSYRAIADEIGLAAVEAIPVSALTGANLTRNGASAPWYAGPTLLAHLETVDVEESPAGRPFRMPVQYVNRPHADFRGYCGRVAGGTVAVGDAVGISPAGTESRVASILVGNRTRDRAGRGDAVTLTLAPDVDVTRGDVVVDADEPVGVADQFQARLVWMHDEPLAVGRPYVMKLHSREVGAAVTRIRHRLDVSNGNQLAASVLKSNDLGTVNLATNRAVPFAPFDESRALGGFILIDRATNATAAAGTILFPLMRAANVKWQHLDVSKEVRSRLKLQRAQCVWLTGMSASGKSTIANLLDRRLTIEGRHTYLLDGDNVRHGLCRDLGFTEADRVENIRRVAEVARLMVDAGLIVIVAFISPFRSERDYARSLFEPGEFMEVHVDASLEACAERDPKGLYAKALRGEIRNFTGVDSPYERPERPDLRLDTETLSPEECVELLTDKLSRLP, from the coding sequence ATGCCGCCGCCGATGCCGCCGCCGGTGCCGGCGACCCTTCGCTTCGTGCTCTGCGGCAGCGTCGACGACGGCAAGAGCACCCTCATCGGCCGACTGCTGTACGACTGCCGGCAGGTCTTTTCGGACGAACTGAGGCGCCTCGAACGGGATTCGGTCCGCTACGGCACGCAGGGGACGGAAACCGATCTCGCCCTGCTCGTCGACGGACTGCGGGACGAGCGCGAACAGGGCATCACGATCGATGTCGCGTACCGGAGCTTCGAGACGCCGAGCCGCCGGTTCATCGTGGCCGACGCGCCCGGCCACGAGCAGTACACGCGCAACATGGCGACGGGCGCCTCGACCGCGGACCTGGCCGTCGTCCTAGTGGATGCCCGCAAGGGCGTGCTGCCCCAAACGGCGCGGCACACGCGGATCGTGGCCATGTTCGGCGTCCGCCGCGTCGTTCTCGCCGTGAACAAGATGGATCTCGTCGAATGGGACCGGGGCATCTTCGAGTCGATCCGGACCTCCTACCGCGCGATCGCCGACGAGATCGGTCTCGCTGCGGTCGAGGCGATTCCGGTTTCGGCGCTGACCGGGGCCAACCTCACTCGAAACGGCGCGTCGGCGCCCTGGTATGCGGGTCCGACGCTGCTCGCCCATCTCGAGACCGTGGACGTCGAGGAATCCCCCGCCGGCCGGCCCTTCCGGATGCCGGTCCAGTATGTGAATCGGCCGCATGCCGACTTTCGCGGATACTGCGGACGGGTGGCCGGCGGCACGGTGGCGGTCGGCGATGCCGTCGGCATCTCGCCCGCCGGAACCGAGAGCCGCGTGGCGTCGATCCTCGTGGGGAACCGAACCCGCGACCGCGCCGGCCGCGGCGACGCCGTGACGTTGACGCTGGCTCCCGACGTCGATGTCACGCGGGGCGACGTCGTCGTGGACGCCGACGAACCCGTGGGGGTGGCGGACCAGTTCCAGGCGCGCCTCGTCTGGATGCACGACGAGCCTCTCGCCGTGGGTCGGCCGTACGTGATGAAGCTCCACTCACGGGAAGTCGGCGCCGCCGTCACCCGGATCAGGCACCGGCTGGACGTATCCAACGGCAACCAGTTGGCCGCCTCCGTCCTGAAATCAAATGACCTCGGCACCGTGAACCTCGCGACCAACCGTGCCGTCCCCTTCGCGCCCTTCGACGAGTCACGCGCGCTGGGCGGCTTCATCCTGATCGACCGGGCCACGAACGCGACCGCCGCGGCCGGCACGATCCTCTTCCCGCTCATGCGGGCGGCGAATGTGAAATGGCAGCATCTGGACGTGTCGAAGGAGGTCCGCTCGCGGCTCAAGCTCCAGCGCGCGCAATGCGTGTGGCTGACCGGGATGTCCGCTTCGGGCAAGTCGACCATCGCCAACCTGCTCGACCGCCGCCTGACCATCGAGGGGCGGCATACGTACCTTCTGGACGGCGACAACGTGCGCCATGGCCTGTGCCGCGATCTGGGTTTCACCGAAGCGGACCGGGTGGAGAACATCCGGCGGGTAGCGGAGGTCGCCCGCCTCATGGTCGACGCGGGCCTGATCGTGATCGTTGCCTTCATCAGCCCCTTCCGGTCGGAACGCGACTATGCCCGCAGCCTGTTCGAGCCCGGCGAATTCATGGAAGTTCATGTGGACGCATCGCTTGAGGCGTGTGCGGAACGCGACCCGAAGGGCCTCTACGCCAAGGCGCTCAGGGGCGAGATCCGGAACTTCACGGGAGTCGACAGTCCCTACGAACGGCCCGAACGCCCCGACCTCCGCCTGGACACGGAGACGCTCTCCCCGGAAGAATGCGTGGAGCTGCTGACGGACAAGCTCTCCCGACTCCCGTAA
- a CDS encoding SDR family NAD(P)-dependent oxidoreductase, translated as MTAVSRESPVAVVGYSYRMPGGILTDSDFWRLLREREIVQEPVTERYGRGYRPVGRFSGPGRFASPHEGLIREDGEKLIDPKLFGLSQDEVLSMDPQVRMLLNCSWETFERVGWDFHSLRNSSTGVFIGAQVPAVASWRPMHGAGPFDVTTISLAMLANRVSYHFNLMGPSITYCTACSASLTALHSAMTALRCGDCEQAVVGSVNYLGTSRLSASFNALGVISPDGKCHSFDADANGYIRSEGAFTFALKPLAAAESDGDHIHAVIEGTAVNAAGAADGSSGLAQGRYITAPTRHAQVDLMRTACARAGCAPEDFDYVEAHATGTVVGDRIEGNAIMEAFGAADRDVPLRVSSVKSNLGHMEAAAFHCALLKVILMMQRRTFAPTSKNFVVPNPEIDFDGGRMQVQTECEPFPDRPVVVGINSFGFGGANGHCVVREYQPSQPRVWSSHPASRGGFMIPLSARTASALARGARRLRKQLAENGSDLDTVAGNLSRRRTHFATRTAFAVRDREELLASLDEFAENPSNVNTTDDGERRIAMVFAGQGTQWAGCGRGLYDADPVFRRAVDAVEDHWRTHSDTSLRDACFNASQEELNEVRLAQPAIFMIQCALFELFKTWGVHPECVVGHSSGEVAAAYASGALPLAEATRLVYHRATLQQRRAGSGRMLAIGLDLPGVVEVLDSLDVAFRPGGDRPTQVEIACENAPASVVVCGREAELRPVMAELDRRNVQNQLLAGNIAFHSSAMDPIHNDAGEALAFLDDCVFDAGVPFVSSVTGDRTERLDGAYWWTNIREPVQFARAIDTIVREFRPDLFLEIAPHSALQSAVAQCLERTSPTPASIPSLQRDSDDRLGFQQALASLFRSGVALDFAAQYPRPRPIAHLLPGHPRDEQALIDPLTDDEFFVRRGQYSHGPLVGHRVPSDHLLFEARLSEKDFPWLTDHRVHHAAIMPAAGYIELVLQALGGVPVHFDVLEFLQPCPVPGKPVRLQTALHPVPTASDEFTFTISSRSYDVDATSEVHCRGRVTLIEAEHPTGVPARLEDIDRSSCETVFAKRSDFYERIEAVLSETFQYGPYFQTIRLFELDPESRALIVDIEMDEELWATGREEGYVGCPPLLDGGLQIFLSHLLTASHLFAIPQRAERATFLRPPTGPRITCHVTRPSEDWMDANERGQYSVQRGERAAGAISFYDSDTGHLIAHIGQYTYFTSNPRWNDLPKSKHEVVWQSKFVPGGRALKDRLPDGEIEPAALIAALERVAGDGGYSAHVVEFAGSREPDRTILADCLDHLTRPEARSEFWLLGDSEETARGYYDAFNQRDAALRFQCLDPASEPSTDEGLLRPGSVEIMFLHGSDDFPGSDGWQFLERLSVEGGLALVRHSDGDSIEPGEGWTIVRAGRRTTLLQAPHVHDAETADRPLPGPRWVLGEPSSWASGWIALLDAPDTVRPIPHGAVVSGHFESLEAWSQAADLRAIDYFCGADPDDPTGERAAAHFIGFVQALVSARRADANHVCRLSVVTCRAAFDVEHPRGSALWGAVRSMAMEVGDEAKLDFRLVDLGDADDLRTLARLARRDLRERELAVRENRLWAPRISSIRKRYSQVAAGDDAEYRLTLDNPGQIAGLQMKTYELPPVGPNDVHIDVEAAALNFRDVMVTLGLLPALAYERSALGREVGMEGSGTVTRIGSKVRHCTVGDRVAFIAGGCIANRAVVPEYLVFAKPDRLSMEEAASTLSVYVTAYYSLIHLARLRKGQRVLIHSAMGGVGQAAIALARHVGAEIYATAGSASKREQLLAMGVRGAFDSHSYDWYDDLLAATGGDGVDVVLNSLAGRHIELCLRALRPGGWHCEIGKIDIYADNDLGLRIFRKNLRFAAIDVDRLMLDDPDLTREISQTCMDLLGRGALPPLPVTVFSYRDYGKALRLMTTGGHQGKLVLKAPHDATDTGFPIADIRPLFDPDATYLVTGGLGGFGLRLIPYLVASGARHLTLMDRDPQRRRDAEWVRRASALVYMEAEAEIDIVPGDVAVEADVQRCVQQLERPLKGVFHLAGALDDRLLDDMSMESLQRVFAPKASGALHLHTATMGHDLDHFVLFSSTASMLGNPGQINYSGANGFLDGLAAARHRQGLPCLAYNMPAVADAGMAARSLPVLRMMRAAGMPPVSSDLAIANLDYALRALSDRPHLITSLFERPAWTVDFPDYMRIGRVMHNHDAFEAGSGGELTLESVVEQIAAKVAELCGHEDGEVDEPLSSFGLTSISVAELGTFIQAEFNYRVSALELMTTASSLSLAEGIIHGKEAAGEDEAETDGGGSGGTAEVSRPRARRTPSAFANAPEDHFPEGAA; from the coding sequence ATGACCGCCGTGTCGCGCGAGTCCCCCGTCGCGGTTGTGGGGTACAGCTATCGAATGCCGGGCGGGATCCTGACGGATTCCGACTTCTGGCGATTGCTGCGTGAACGCGAGATCGTCCAGGAGCCCGTGACCGAAAGGTACGGCAGAGGCTATCGGCCGGTTGGCCGTTTCTCCGGTCCGGGACGATTCGCGAGTCCCCATGAAGGTCTGATCCGTGAGGACGGCGAGAAGCTGATCGATCCCAAGCTCTTCGGCCTGTCGCAGGACGAGGTGCTTTCGATGGATCCGCAGGTGCGCATGTTGCTGAATTGCTCCTGGGAGACCTTCGAGCGCGTCGGCTGGGACTTTCACTCACTGCGCAACAGTTCGACCGGCGTCTTCATCGGGGCGCAGGTCCCGGCCGTGGCCAGTTGGCGCCCCATGCACGGTGCGGGTCCGTTCGATGTCACGACGATCAGCCTGGCCATGCTGGCCAACCGGGTGTCGTACCACTTCAACCTCATGGGGCCGTCGATTACGTACTGCACGGCCTGCTCGGCGAGCCTGACCGCCCTCCATTCGGCCATGACCGCGCTCCGCTGCGGCGATTGCGAACAGGCCGTCGTGGGGTCGGTGAACTACCTCGGCACTTCGCGGCTCAGCGCGTCATTCAATGCCTTGGGCGTTATCAGTCCCGATGGCAAGTGCCATTCCTTCGACGCCGACGCCAACGGCTACATCCGTTCGGAGGGGGCGTTCACCTTCGCGCTCAAGCCATTGGCGGCGGCCGAGAGCGACGGGGATCACATCCACGCGGTCATCGAGGGGACTGCCGTCAACGCGGCCGGTGCAGCCGACGGGAGCTCCGGGCTCGCGCAGGGCCGCTACATCACCGCCCCCACCCGCCACGCGCAGGTAGACCTGATGCGGACGGCCTGCGCGCGCGCCGGGTGCGCACCGGAGGACTTCGACTACGTCGAGGCGCACGCGACGGGCACCGTGGTCGGAGATCGCATCGAGGGCAACGCGATCATGGAGGCCTTCGGGGCGGCCGACCGCGACGTGCCGCTGCGGGTCTCCAGCGTGAAGAGCAATCTGGGGCACATGGAAGCGGCGGCATTCCACTGTGCGCTGCTGAAGGTGATTCTGATGATGCAGCGGCGCACCTTCGCGCCCACTTCGAAGAACTTCGTCGTCCCGAATCCGGAGATCGACTTCGACGGCGGCCGGATGCAGGTGCAGACGGAATGCGAACCGTTCCCGGACCGGCCGGTGGTGGTCGGCATCAATTCCTTCGGCTTCGGCGGCGCCAACGGACATTGCGTGGTCCGGGAATACCAGCCCTCGCAGCCGCGCGTCTGGTCGTCGCATCCCGCCTCACGGGGCGGGTTCATGATCCCGCTTTCGGCGCGCACCGCCAGTGCCTTGGCGCGGGGCGCCCGGCGGCTGCGGAAACAGCTGGCCGAGAACGGGTCCGACCTCGACACGGTAGCGGGCAACCTCAGCCGCCGTCGCACGCACTTCGCCACCCGGACCGCCTTCGCGGTGCGAGATCGGGAGGAGTTGCTCGCGTCGCTCGACGAATTCGCCGAAAACCCCTCGAACGTCAACACGACCGACGATGGTGAACGCCGAATCGCGATGGTGTTCGCGGGTCAGGGCACCCAATGGGCGGGTTGCGGCCGCGGGCTCTACGACGCCGATCCCGTCTTCCGCAGGGCGGTCGACGCCGTCGAAGACCACTGGCGGACACACTCCGACACTTCGCTGCGCGACGCCTGCTTCAACGCTTCGCAGGAGGAGCTCAACGAGGTCCGGCTCGCGCAGCCCGCGATCTTCATGATCCAGTGCGCCCTCTTCGAACTCTTCAAGACCTGGGGCGTGCATCCGGAATGCGTCGTCGGGCACAGTTCGGGGGAGGTCGCGGCCGCCTACGCCTCCGGGGCCCTGCCGCTCGCGGAGGCGACGCGGCTGGTCTACCACCGCGCGACGCTGCAGCAGCGCAGGGCCGGGTCAGGGAGGATGCTTGCGATCGGCCTCGACCTCCCGGGCGTGGTGGAAGTGCTCGACTCGCTCGATGTCGCTTTTCGGCCCGGCGGGGACCGTCCGACGCAGGTGGAGATTGCCTGCGAAAACGCACCGGCCAGCGTCGTCGTCTGCGGTCGGGAGGCGGAGTTGAGGCCGGTCATGGCGGAGCTGGACCGCCGCAACGTGCAGAACCAGCTGCTCGCCGGGAACATCGCGTTCCATTCCTCCGCCATGGATCCCATCCACAACGACGCTGGCGAAGCCCTGGCGTTCCTGGATGACTGCGTATTCGACGCCGGGGTCCCCTTCGTTTCCTCCGTGACCGGCGACCGGACGGAACGCCTCGATGGCGCCTACTGGTGGACGAACATCCGCGAACCCGTGCAGTTCGCGCGCGCGATCGACACGATCGTGCGCGAATTCCGTCCGGATCTGTTCCTGGAAATCGCCCCTCACAGCGCGCTCCAGTCCGCGGTGGCCCAGTGTCTTGAACGGACCTCGCCGACGCCGGCCAGCATTCCGAGCCTCCAGCGGGACTCGGACGACCGGCTGGGTTTTCAGCAGGCTCTTGCCTCGCTATTCAGGTCCGGCGTCGCCCTGGATTTTGCGGCTCAGTATCCGCGGCCGCGCCCGATCGCCCACCTCCTTCCCGGCCATCCGCGCGACGAGCAGGCGCTGATCGATCCCCTGACCGACGACGAGTTTTTCGTCCGGCGGGGCCAGTACTCTCACGGCCCCCTGGTGGGCCACCGGGTGCCGAGCGACCACCTGCTCTTCGAGGCGCGGCTCTCGGAGAAGGACTTTCCCTGGCTGACGGACCATCGCGTGCACCACGCCGCGATCATGCCGGCGGCGGGCTACATCGAGCTCGTTCTTCAGGCACTGGGGGGCGTTCCCGTTCACTTCGACGTTCTCGAGTTCCTGCAGCCGTGCCCGGTGCCCGGGAAGCCGGTACGACTGCAGACCGCCCTGCATCCGGTTCCCACCGCGTCCGACGAGTTCACTTTCACGATTTCGTCCCGGTCGTACGATGTGGACGCCACGAGCGAGGTTCACTGCCGCGGCCGTGTGACCCTGATCGAGGCCGAGCACCCGACCGGGGTGCCGGCCCGCCTCGAGGACATCGACCGCTCCTCGTGCGAGACGGTCTTCGCCAAGCGGAGCGACTTCTACGAACGGATCGAGGCGGTTCTCAGCGAGACCTTCCAATACGGTCCCTATTTCCAGACCATCCGGCTGTTCGAACTCGACCCTGAATCCAGGGCACTGATCGTCGACATCGAGATGGACGAAGAACTCTGGGCGACGGGCCGGGAGGAGGGTTACGTCGGGTGCCCGCCGCTGCTCGATGGAGGGCTTCAGATCTTCCTGTCGCACCTCCTGACCGCTTCCCACCTCTTCGCCATCCCTCAGCGCGCCGAACGGGCGACGTTCCTGCGCCCGCCCACCGGTCCGCGGATCACGTGCCACGTGACCAGGCCCAGCGAAGACTGGATGGACGCGAACGAGCGCGGTCAGTACTCGGTCCAGCGCGGCGAGCGAGCCGCCGGCGCGATCAGCTTCTACGACAGCGACACCGGACATCTCATCGCCCACATCGGACAGTACACGTATTTTACTTCGAATCCGCGCTGGAACGATCTGCCGAAGAGCAAGCACGAAGTCGTTTGGCAATCGAAGTTCGTTCCCGGAGGCAGGGCGCTCAAGGACCGGCTGCCTGATGGGGAGATCGAGCCCGCCGCCTTGATTGCGGCGCTTGAACGGGTGGCTGGAGACGGAGGGTACAGCGCTCATGTGGTTGAGTTTGCCGGATCCAGGGAACCCGACCGGACTATTCTGGCCGACTGTCTGGACCACCTGACGCGCCCGGAAGCCCGGTCCGAGTTCTGGCTCCTCGGCGACAGCGAGGAGACGGCCCGGGGCTACTATGACGCCTTCAACCAGCGGGACGCCGCGCTGCGCTTCCAGTGCCTCGACCCGGCGTCCGAGCCTTCAACGGACGAGGGGCTCCTTCGCCCCGGCAGCGTCGAGATCATGTTCCTGCACGGATCGGACGACTTCCCCGGCTCGGATGGCTGGCAGTTCCTGGAACGCCTGAGCGTCGAGGGAGGGTTGGCCCTGGTCCGCCACAGCGACGGCGACAGCATCGAGCCCGGTGAGGGGTGGACGATCGTCAGGGCCGGTCGGCGTACCACGCTGTTGCAGGCTCCGCACGTCCACGACGCCGAAACCGCGGACCGCCCGCTTCCGGGACCACGCTGGGTGCTGGGGGAGCCGTCAAGCTGGGCCTCCGGCTGGATCGCGCTGCTGGACGCCCCCGACACCGTGCGACCCATTCCTCACGGGGCGGTCGTCAGCGGACACTTCGAGTCGCTCGAGGCCTGGTCGCAGGCGGCCGACTTGCGTGCGATCGACTACTTCTGCGGTGCCGATCCCGATGATCCGACCGGCGAGAGGGCGGCCGCACACTTCATCGGGTTCGTTCAGGCGCTCGTGTCCGCCCGTCGGGCGGACGCGAATCATGTCTGTCGTCTCAGCGTGGTCACCTGCCGCGCGGCCTTCGACGTGGAACACCCGCGGGGCAGTGCGCTGTGGGGCGCCGTGCGCAGCATGGCCATGGAGGTCGGCGACGAAGCGAAGCTCGATTTTCGTCTGGTGGACCTTGGCGACGCGGATGATCTCCGGACGCTCGCCCGGCTGGCACGGCGCGACCTGCGCGAGCGGGAGTTGGCCGTGCGGGAGAACCGGCTGTGGGCGCCGCGCATTTCCAGCATCAGGAAGCGGTACTCCCAGGTGGCCGCGGGCGACGATGCGGAGTATCGGCTGACGCTGGACAACCCGGGCCAGATCGCCGGCCTCCAGATGAAGACGTACGAACTCCCTCCCGTCGGGCCGAACGATGTGCACATCGACGTCGAAGCCGCGGCGCTCAACTTCCGCGACGTGATGGTCACGCTGGGGCTGCTGCCCGCCCTTGCCTACGAGCGTTCGGCACTCGGCCGCGAGGTGGGGATGGAGGGGAGCGGAACGGTGACGCGGATCGGCTCGAAGGTGCGGCACTGTACCGTCGGCGACCGGGTCGCGTTCATCGCCGGCGGTTGCATCGCCAACCGCGCGGTCGTCCCCGAGTACCTCGTCTTCGCCAAGCCGGACCGGCTCAGCATGGAGGAGGCCGCGTCGACCCTGTCGGTCTACGTCACGGCGTACTACTCCCTGATTCACCTGGCCCGCCTCCGGAAGGGCCAGCGCGTCCTGATACACTCCGCGATGGGTGGGGTGGGGCAGGCCGCGATCGCCCTTGCAAGGCACGTGGGCGCCGAGATCTACGCGACGGCCGGCAGCGCAAGCAAGCGTGAGCAACTCCTGGCGATGGGGGTGCGCGGCGCCTTCGATTCGCACAGCTACGACTGGTACGACGACCTGCTGGCGGCGACCGGGGGCGATGGAGTGGATGTCGTGCTGAACTCCCTGGCCGGGCGGCACATCGAACTTTGTCTACGGGCGCTCCGTCCGGGCGGCTGGCACTGCGAAATCGGAAAGATCGACATCTACGCCGACAACGACCTCGGGCTGCGGATCTTCCGGAAGAATCTCCGCTTCGCGGCCATCGACGTGGACCGTCTGATGCTGGACGATCCCGACCTGACGCGCGAGATCTCCCAGACGTGCATGGATCTGCTGGGGCGGGGTGCGCTGCCGCCGCTCCCTGTCACCGTGTTCTCCTACCGGGACTACGGCAAGGCGCTGCGTTTGATGACGACGGGCGGGCATCAGGGCAAGCTGGTGCTCAAGGCGCCGCACGACGCCACGGATACCGGATTCCCGATCGCCGATATCCGCCCTCTCTTCGACCCCGACGCCACCTATCTCGTGACGGGCGGTCTGGGCGGTTTCGGGCTGCGTCTGATCCCCTACCTGGTCGCGTCGGGCGCGCGGCACCTCACGCTGATGGACCGCGATCCCCAGCGTCGCCGGGACGCCGAGTGGGTCCGGCGCGCGAGTGCGCTCGTCTACATGGAGGCCGAAGCCGAAATCGACATCGTGCCCGGCGACGTGGCTGTGGAAGCCGACGTTCAACGCTGCGTCCAGCAACTCGAGCGGCCGCTCAAGGGCGTGTTCCACCTCGCCGGCGCACTGGACGATCGCCTGCTTGACGACATGTCGATGGAGTCGCTGCAGAGGGTGTTCGCGCCCAAGGCCTCCGGCGCGCTTCATCTTCACACGGCCACCATGGGTCACGATCTCGACCACTTCGTGCTGTTCTCGTCCACCGCCTCGATGCTGGGCAATCCGGGACAGATCAACTACAGCGGGGCCAACGGCTTCCTGGACGGGCTGGCCGCGGCCCGACACCGGCAGGGCCTGCCCTGCCTGGCCTACAACATGCCCGCCGTGGCGGACGCGGGCATGGCCGCCCGCAGTCTTCCGGTGCTGCGCATGATGCGCGCCGCGGGGATGCCGCCGGTGAGCTCCGACCTCGCCATCGCGAACCTCGACTACGCATTGCGTGCGCTTTCCGACCGACCCCACCTGATCACTTCGCTCTTCGAGCGTCCGGCGTGGACCGTCGACTTCCCGGACTACATGCGGATCGGGCGGGTGATGCACAATCACGATGCCTTCGAGGCGGGCTCCGGCGGAGAACTCACGCTCGAGAGCGTCGTGGAGCAGATTGCCGCGAAGGTCGCCGAGCTCTGCGGCCACGAAGACGGCGAGGTGGACGAACCGCTGTCGAGTTTCGGATTGACCTCCATCTCCGTGGCCGAACTCGGGACGTTCATCCAGGCCGAGTTCAACTACCGCGTCAGCGCGCTCGAGCTCATGACCACCGCCTCGTCCCTGTCGCTGGCGGAGGGCATCATTCATGGCAAGGAAGCCGCCGGCGAGGACGAGGCCGAGACGGACGGCGGCGGATCCGGCGGCACCGCCGAGGTCTCCCGGCCACGGGCCCGCCGCACCCCGTCCGCGTTCGCGAACGCCCCGGAGGATCACTTCCCGGAAGGGGCGGCCTGA
- a CDS encoding solute carrier family 23 protein, which produces MANGPLSDVAKLRFAADERPPRAMSLVIGAQTAILVCLPLVVVTTIVARVADQSPDYLRWAIFASMVIGGLLTIVQSRRVAGIGGGTLTVMGASGASIGVGALALVAGGPALLGVLVLVAGLCQLVLASRLALLRRIITPVVSGTLTALVAVTIMPLAFAMLTRVPENAPPAAAPTVAAVTMLCVVGLLLRGKRWVRAWNAVIGIAAGCVTAAIFGILDFGRVAEARWIGIPTPPAFGLDLSFDASFWLLLPGFLFVSFVITIRQVSDNVRMQHLSRREPRAVDFRRVQGSVAACGAGTLLSGFAGVLPPWPYIAGIALASGIGVAARRVGVVIGAGFIALAFVPKITAVILSIPAPVLGAYIMVVFGLIFVQGMRILFQEGIDRQYSLIAGLAFWIGAGVQFQAIFPAYLATPMGRMLANGLTVGGLSILLLNLFLDVTGPRRHRIEVALRPENLPELDRFLQDFADRYKWSGKATDRLRAAAEEALLSLLPQETEEQAPAPRERRLRVVARNLRFGAGLELTAATHEGNLENQLAVLGDRPDPTSERDLSLALLRHHASSVKHHQYHNADVLTVHVNRAWTQRQGDVKTVD; this is translated from the coding sequence ATGGCGAACGGACCCCTCTCGGACGTCGCGAAGCTGCGGTTCGCGGCCGACGAACGCCCGCCGCGCGCGATGAGCCTCGTGATCGGCGCGCAGACGGCAATCCTCGTCTGCCTGCCCCTGGTGGTGGTCACGACGATCGTCGCGCGCGTCGCGGACCAGAGCCCCGACTACCTGCGCTGGGCGATCTTCGCGAGCATGGTGATCGGCGGCCTGCTCACGATCGTCCAGTCCAGGCGTGTCGCCGGCATCGGCGGAGGAACGCTGACCGTCATGGGCGCCTCGGGGGCTTCGATCGGGGTCGGCGCGCTCGCGCTCGTCGCGGGTGGCCCGGCGCTGCTGGGGGTGCTCGTGCTCGTCGCGGGGTTGTGCCAACTCGTCCTGGCGTCCCGCCTGGCGCTGCTCCGGCGCATCATCACGCCGGTCGTGTCGGGCACGCTGACGGCGCTCGTGGCGGTGACGATCATGCCGCTGGCGTTCGCCATGCTCACGCGGGTGCCGGAGAACGCGCCGCCGGCCGCGGCCCCCACCGTCGCGGCGGTCACCATGCTGTGCGTCGTCGGCCTTCTGCTCCGGGGGAAACGGTGGGTGCGGGCCTGGAACGCCGTCATCGGGATCGCCGCCGGCTGCGTGACCGCCGCCATCTTCGGGATTCTCGACTTCGGACGCGTGGCGGAGGCCCGCTGGATCGGGATCCCCACTCCCCCGGCCTTCGGTCTCGATCTGAGCTTCGACGCGAGTTTCTGGCTGCTCCTGCCCGGGTTTCTCTTCGTGTCCTTCGTGATCACGATCCGGCAGGTCAGCGACAACGTCCGCATGCAGCACCTCTCCCGGCGCGAGCCGCGGGCGGTCGATTTCCGCCGGGTCCAGGGGTCCGTCGCCGCCTGCGGGGCGGGCACGCTCCTGTCCGGCTTCGCCGGCGTGCTGCCGCCGTGGCCGTACATCGCCGGAATCGCGCTCGCGAGCGGCATCGGCGTCGCCGCCCGGAGAGTCGGCGTCGTCATCGGGGCCGGCTTCATCGCCCTCGCCTTCGTGCCGAAGATCACCGCCGTCATCCTGTCGATCCCGGCGCCGGTGCTCGGCGCCTACATTATGGTCGTCTTCGGTCTCATCTTCGTACAGGGCATGCGGATCCTCTTTCAGGAGGGGATCGACCGGCAGTATTCGCTGATCGCGGGCCTGGCGTTCTGGATCGGGGCCGGAGTCCAGTTCCAGGCGATCTTCCCCGCCTACCTCGCCACGCCAATGGGCCGCATGCTGGCGAACGGTCTCACCGTGGGCGGGCTGTCCATCCTGCTGCTGAACCTGTTCCTCGACGTGACCGGACCCCGCCGCCACAGGATCGAGGTGGCGCTGCGCCCGGAGAACCTCCCGGAACTCGACAGGTTCCTCCAGGACTTTGCGGACCGGTACAAGTGGAGCGGCAAGGCCACGGACCGCCTGCGGGCGGCGGCAGAGGAGGCGCTCCTGAGCCTCCTGCCCCAGGAGACGGAGGAACAGGCCCCCGCCCCCAGGGAGCGACGACTGCGCGTCGTGGCCCGGAACCTCCGCTTCGGCGCCGGGCTGGAGCTCACCGCGGCGACGCACGAGGGCAACCTGGAGAACCAGCTGGCCGTGCTCGGGGACCGTCCCGACCCGACGAGCGAACGGGACCTGTCGCTGGCGCTGCTGCGGCATCACGCCTCATCGGTCAAGCACCACCAGTACCACAACGCCGATGTCCTGACCGTGCACGTGAACCGCGCCTGGACTCAGCGCCAGGGTGACGTGAAGACGGTTGACTAA